DNA from Triticum aestivum cultivar Chinese Spring chromosome 7D, IWGSC CS RefSeq v2.1, whole genome shotgun sequence:
GGATGCTGCTCGAGGCCGGGGCCGTCTGCGCCGAGCGCACCTTCGACGGCGACCGCTGCCACTACGCGGCGCTCAACCTCGACCTCCGGAGGCTCCTCAAGTCGTTCGAGGCGCGGCCGCCCCCGCTCGCGCCGCTGCCCGCCGCGCTGCGGACCACCTTCCTCGCGTGCCCCGCCAACCGCGCCGCCTACCTCGAGATGTTGCTCCAGGAGGGCGCCACCGCCGAAGCCGCTGCGCTAGCTGAGGCCGAAGGTCAGCAACTTCTTGGCTTGCTTGCCGCCTGGATTGCAAATGCAACTGGAGTTGTGGATGCCAATCGGATTGGATGTTATATGCAAGGATTGACAATACTAGATGGTTGGATTTGGGGGCGAAAAGAACAGTTGATTTCTGTAGTTACTGTGATTACCAATCAGACCACTATTGCATATATAAtactagtgatctaaacgctcttatattagtttacagagggagtatattgtatgtcaCTGGAAAGATTGCACATTTGAAATGCACCGTAGGTAACCAATTCATCTAGTTATATACCAATTCAGTACGAATATATGTCTGTCTGAATTATTTGAGCCAGCACAATGTGCACTGTATTTCTCAAGAACAACAGTGGTTCAGTGAAAATGTAAAGATATTGTTGAGATATGTTCCTTTGATTTTCTTTTCTGTAGTATAAAAATTTCTTATTCTGTGTAAGTGGTTAGGTGAAAATAACAGCTTTATATTTTCActtattttgtggaagattataCAACTGATAAGTTTTGTGTTAACAATTTTTGTGCAGGATTTGGGCCAACAGATGGTGCATCAACTGGCAGTCTGTTCCCCCCAGATATTACATTTTACGTGGATGGAAAACCTATTGAAGCTCATCGGATCATCCTTTGTGCTCGATCGCCCTTCTTTGAACATAAATTCGAGACAGACTGGAAAAACAGGAAGGAAGTGAGATTTTCTAATAAAAAATTATCATTTGGTGCCTTGTACAACCTTATCCATTTCTTCTATGCCGATAGACTCGAGGCTCCAGTAGATGAAATGGAAAGTTTGTCACGCACTTGCAAAGTTTGCAAGTGTGAGGAGTTGCGTAAGTTAGTTGATAAAGAAATTCTGCATCTTAGGTTTGCACTGTATAAGTCAACAAGTAAGTTGGGTTTGGAAAATTCACAGAGTCCGAGACGGTTCATTTTACTCGGGCAGTCATTGCCACGAGAAGATCGTCTTCCATCGGCATTGCGGCGTGTTCTTCAGAAATGTCTAGCTAATTCAAGAGAAGAAGAGTTCaaaaaaactctagcaaatgagaTCTGCAGAAACTGGAAGGATGATGATCTTGCTGATCTCACTGTAAAAGTAGATGATACAGTCTTTCGTTGCCATCAGGTGATTTTGGCCTCAAGGTCAGAGTATTTTAAAACCAGACTATCTCGAACAGTGGATTTTCTTGAAGGTAACAATCGAGTGCATGCATCTCTGGGTCTCCCATTTCTTGAGGAGCATGACCTGAGTACGGAAGCATTTGAAAAGATGCTTGAATACATGTAAGATCCCTTTGCACTTTTTCTTGCTTAACCAT
Protein-coding regions in this window:
- the LOC123166109 gene encoding BTB/POZ domain-containing protein At2g04740 isoform X2; its protein translation is MWERHRPSTEARSTASRTSEQDHRWRTCPKELVQQRGNSIRTSPFHTFPGAPRFTAGRRPPTAARQEKERISPEEMVYAPPPDGMGLEIDLDLDPEDLHPTVPLKKVPAGDLFEAARAGDCDRLALLLEAGANVNARDRWDSVALYYACLAGHADAARMLLEAGAVCAERTFDGDRCHYAALNLDLRRLLKSFEARPPPLAPLPAALRTTFLACPANRAAYLEMLLQEGATAEAAALAEAEGFGPTDGASTGSLFPPDITFYVDGKPIEAHRIILCARSPFFEHKFETDWKNRKEVRFSNKKLSFGALYNLIHFFYADRLEAPVDEMESLSRTCKVCKCEELRKLVDKEILHLRFALYKSTSKLGLENSQSPRRFILLGQSLPREDRLPSALRRVLQKCLANSREEEFKKTLANEICRNWKDDDLADLTVKVDDTVFRCHQVILASRSEYFKTRLSRTVDFLEGNNRVHASLGLPFLEEHDLSTEAFEKMLEYMYTDNLEHMHPTQAEELFDVASRYLLFPLSYGVMKIREYCLDIIAYNFEMFADIREFRALLLTLPPPSANDALRTTRPSQPGAAGHTDQGNILDDLREKWLEAEAAELDERDQSAALFDQRLEMLMLVAEREACDDDNAALH
- the LOC123166109 gene encoding BTB/POZ domain-containing protein At2g04740 isoform X1; the encoded protein is MWERHRPSTEARSTASRTSEQDHRWRTCPKELVQQRGNSIRTSPFHTFPGAPRFTAGRRPPTAARQEKERISPEEMVYAPPPDGMGLEIDLDLDPEDLHPTVPLKKVPAGDLFEAARAGDCDRLALLLEAGANVNARDRWDSVALYYACLAGHADAARMLLEAGAVCAERTFDGDRCHYAALNLDLRRLLKSFEARPPPLAPLPAALRTTFLACPANRAAYLEMLLQEGATAEAAALAEAEGFGPTDGASTGSLFPPDITFYVDGKPIEAHRIILCARSPFFEHKFETDWKNRKEVRFSNKKLSFGALYNLIHFFYADRLEAPVDEMESLSRTCKVCKCEELRKLVDKEILHLRFALYKSTSKLGLENSQSPRRFILLGQSLPREDRLPSALRRVLQKCLANSREEEFKKTLANEICRNWKDDDLADLTVKVDDTVFRCHQVILASRSEYFKTRLSRTVDFLEGNNRVHASLGLPFLEEHDLSTEAFEKMLEYMYTDNLEHMHPTQAEELFDVASRYLLFPLRRAVADLLLPNLEHVSPAELCHWLILSDIYGVMKIREYCLDIIAYNFEMFADIREFRALLLTLPPPSANDALRTTRPSQPGAAGHTDQGNILDDLREKWLEAEAAELDERDQSAALFDQRLEMLMLVAEREACDDDNAALH